The genomic stretch GATGAAAGCAAATCAGATAAATGATGAATGTAATCTAAACGACCAGGAATTGGCGGACACAAATTTTCATCAGGAAAATCCCAAACAGACAATTTATCATAAGAAAATAAAAGTGCTTTATTCAGTTCTTTTACAGCCTTAGGGTTCGAAAAATCGATACTTAAATTTCCGTAGTTATTTGTTGCTACAAACTCCTTTAAATTAGAATTATTAAGAACAAGTTCATCAAAATTATAACCTGTATTAAATTTATTTTTTGGATGTAAACCTTTTTCTTTACTCATAAATATCGATATTTTTAAAACAATTAATGGTTATAAACCATATTTTTAGAACTGTAAATTTTATACTAAATTAAAGTTCTAAAACAGTAAATTGAAGATTTAATGGTTTTAAAGATTTTTTAAGCGCTTTTATAAAATCACAACCATATTCTAAATAATATTCAGAGAAATTACGCTGTCTTTCTTCTAAACTTTGATTCGGTAAAATTTCATTTTGAAGAAAAGTAATTCGATCTACCAAATCTTTTTGCCTTCTTTTTTCTGCTCTAATTAATCTCTTCTGTAAATTCTGTAAACCTTTAATTTGTTTCTTTTCTTGAGCTTTTACTGCATTTATAAAAGTAACATCAGTTTTTTCTGCAACCGTTTTTAACTCTTCAAATTGTTGTTCTAAATAAGTAATTTTATTGTTAAAATTAACTTCTAAATCTGCGTTTTCAATTACTTTTTTAGATAACAACTCGTGTTGATTTAAAAACAACTCTTCTATAGAAATATCTAATTTATTTAGTTTTCGTTGTTGCTTCTCTGAGACAACTTGCACAGAATTTCTTAATAATAAAATAGGAAAAGGAACATTTACTTTATTAAAATATTGTTTCAACTCAAACCAATATGCCATTTCGCCTCCACCACCTAAATAACAAATATTTGGTAAAATAACTTCTTGATAAAGAGGCCTCATTATTACATTTGGCGAAAATGCTTTCGGATTTTTTTCTACTTCCTGTAGAATTTCTAATTTAGTAAATGTAATTTCCGTGTTGTTTATCTTATAAATTCCTTCTTCAAAAACGATACGTTCTCTAAAGTTATCGCCTAAATAAAATAAATTAATCTCTCTAGGCTTTACTTGAATTTTATAATTTTCTTCTAATTTTTCTATAGTTCTAGAAACTTCTTTAAACGAAGTACCACGCTCTAGTTCTTCATTAACAAAAGGAATAAAAAGTTCTTTTAATTGTTCATCATCTCCATCAACAATTACCAATCCAAATTCTTTAAACAATTCGTTTGCGATATATCGTGTTGCATCTGCTAAATTATTGTGCTTTAAATAACCATCAGAAAAAAGAGTTCGCAAATATGTAGCATTTTTAGAACCACCTAATTGATTTGCAAAAACATTTAAAACGTTATCTAAACCTTCAGTAGAAAATCGTCCTACTGCACCACCATCTTCTCTGTTCCAAACAACTTTTTTACCTTTAAAGTTAAAGTAGTTAATCTCATCAAAATCGTGATCTTCTGTTGCCATCCAATAAGTTGGCACAAAATTTTTCTCTGGAAATTTTTCTGACAATTCTTCTGCTAAATTAATGGCAGAAATAATTTTATATAAAAAATACAACGGTCCTGTAAATAAGTTTAATTGATGACCAGTTGTAATTGTAAAAGTATTTTTAAGTTTTAA from Polaribacter marinaquae encodes the following:
- the bshC gene encoding bacillithiol biosynthesis cysteine-adding enzyme BshC produces the protein MKVTQIPFKKTGFFSNTMIDYLEQKDTLKPFYNNFPDITGFYNQIEEKETSFSLQTRLVLAEAIKNQYLNFDVSAKTEENIQLLKLKNTFTITTGHQLNLFTGPLYFLYKIISAINLAEELSEKFPEKNFVPTYWMATEDHDFDEINYFNFKGKKVVWNREDGGAVGRFSTEGLDNVLNVFANQLGGSKNATYLRTLFSDGYLKHNNLADATRYIANELFKEFGLVIVDGDDEQLKELFIPFVNEELERGTSFKEVSRTIEKLEENYKIQVKPREINLFYLGDNFRERIVFEEGIYKINNTEITFTKLEILQEVEKNPKAFSPNVIMRPLYQEVILPNICYLGGGGEMAYWFELKQYFNKVNVPFPILLLRNSVQVVSEKQQRKLNKLDISIEELFLNQHELLSKKVIENADLEVNFNNKITYLEQQFEELKTVAEKTDVTFINAVKAQEKKQIKGLQNLQKRLIRAEKRRQKDLVDRITFLQNEILPNQSLEERQRNFSEYYLEYGCDFIKALKKSLKPLNLQFTVLEL